From the genome of Branchiostoma lanceolatum isolate klBraLanc5 chromosome 11, klBraLanc5.hap2, whole genome shotgun sequence:
TAACATTTTCCGTTAAAACTTCATTTTGAAAAGACTACTGAGTACAATGTTGTGGTCACAGGACTTTCTTCTCTACAACTAAGTACATATATCTCAATTTTGTCGTTACAAAGCTTAACAAAGGAGCCTTGAAGATAACTGATAACTGTCAACAACTACTGTTATTTTTTGGTGAAAAGTTGGGTTGAATAAAAGTTCCAAAGGGGAACTAAACTTCTTCGTCTCCAAcattgttaatgaaggatgattgtggtgcgaGTGTGTCGGTTGGACTGAGGTATGACTAAGATAATACAACCGTTATAGTTGTAGGGTCTTAACACTGGCAGTCATCAGGAAATTGTACTTACATGTCTTTCAAAAGAAGATGAGTGAAGTGATTGagtgcatgagtgagtgagtgagtgtgtgagtgagtgagtgagtgagtgtgtaagtgagcgagtgagtgagtgagtgagtgagtgagcgagggtgagtgagtgagtgcgggTGAGTGAgggtgagtaagtgagtgagttagtgagggtgagtgagtgagtgagtgagggcaAACTTCATTTAAAAGTAAGAATAAAATCCTCATCATCatttagggacgtcctctcgaaTGGGGCACGTTCTGCCAGAGGCCCCGTATATGAGGAGAGACACTCCTGgatcacgttaaagaacccaccacacttatcgataactGTAAGGGTCCTTAACTGGAGTAAGTGTATCAAACTAGAGAATACTGTGCGGGTCTTCGATCACTGCGCATGTGCCCTGACTTTCCAGTCTATAGGGAGTTTAGGTGAGGACAATATGCCGTACACGCGTGCCCTTCAAACGCACAACAAAGGTGTCCTTCCTGACCTGTCTTCGCTACCCTATAATCTTTAGTTCTGTATAGCTAAAGCGACAGCATTCCTTAAAGAGCAATGTCCTTTGCTCGAACGTTTACAGCTGCAATCAGTACTACCTGTGCGCAGGCCTGTGTTAGTTCACCACTGCTACATAAGGTGTTGATTGGAACGTTTGTAGCTGGGAAAACTTAGGTTAGTtatgtgtgttgttttctttacaGACACATTTCCTCGTCTAGCCTTGGGTTGGCTAAATCTGTTGAAGGATTTGGAGTAACATTTTAGTAACTGTTAGTATATATGGCCTccatcggtcagtattgaccatggtaaaatcctaattcacaacagtcCTACAgaatcgactatggctaaacagccctatacgaggatggcagtctctgccacaaaaagtcacatctgtaagctgactcagttctgttgcaaagtaaaagctcttttctgcagatacgcttttcttctgcgctgtgcatcagtctgatttgagctgtctgaacagtgtgcatctccacctggaacggtcacttgcaaggtcctcccagtgctccgtatcaatatctagagccttcaagtcttATTGCAGACttctttgaaacgcagctgtggcctcccggtacgtctctttcctgagatcagttctccgtagagaaggtctttggggattcggccatcctccatgcgacggacgtggcctagccagcgaggtctgcgctgcctgagcagggtgaacatggtagggaggccggcgcgggacagcacttcggtgttggtctctttgtccttccatgatatgccaaggatacggcgcatacaCCTCATGTGAAAGGCATTTAGCCTATTATCCTGCTTGGCATAGGTCGACCACGTTTCACTCCCATAGAGAAGTGTGCTGAGAACGCATGCATTGTACACGCCCATCTTTGTCTTGACAGAGAGTTTGGGGTTCTCCCACACTCGAGTGGTGAGACGGGCGAGTGTAGTTGCTGCCTTTCTAATCCTCTTGTCGATCTCCTTGTTCAAGGAAAGATTGTTGCTCGCCATGGATCCAAGGTATGTGAAGTGGTTCACAGCCTTCAGTTTATAGTCACCGATGGTGATGGCCGGGGGTGCTTCTACATCCTGGCCCAGCACTTCTGTCTTCTTAAGGCTGATAATCAGACCAAAGTCATGGCATGCCCTAGAGAAGCGGTCCATCAAAGAGTGGAGTCCCTGCTCTGTGTGAGCTGCAAGTCTGGCGTCATCAGCGAACAGTAGATCTCTGATCAGGGCTTCCCTTACCTTTGTTTTGGCCTTGAGGTGGTTGAGGTTGAAGAGTCTGCCGTCGGATCTTGTGCGGAGGTAAATTCCTTCAGTTGCTGTTCCAAAGGCTTGCTTCAGGAGCAGGGCAAAGAAGATCCCGAACAGCGTGGGGGCCAGAACGCAACCTTGTTTGACACCGCCGCGTATGTCAAATGGCTCAGACAGGTTGCCACTGTACAGCACTGTCCCCTTCATGTTGGTGTGGAAGGATTCGATGAGGCTCAGTAGCTTTGGTGGACAGCCTATCTTGGGTAAGATCTTGAAGAGACCGTCTCTGCTAACCATGTCGAACGCCTTGGTGAGGTCGATGAATGATATGTACAGGGGCATGTTCTGTTTCCTGCACTTCTCTTGCAGCTGACGGAGGGAGAAGATCATGTCGATCGTCGATCTGTTGGCACGAAATCCACACTGCTACTCGGGGTAGACACGTTCAGCAAGCCGTTGTAGACGGGCTAGTGCAACTTTCGCGTATACCTTGCCGATCACACTGAGTAGTGAAATTCCCCAGTAGTTGTTGCAGTCGCTTCTCTCTCCCTTGTTTGTAGAGGGTGACAATCTTGGAACCTCTCATGTCCTGTGGGACTGCACCTTCCTTCCAGCACTGCCAgtctcttttgttgtcttttgttgctGGGTGCGGAGATGACGACCTACCTTTTGGAGGAGGTCGTCATCTGTTAGTAAGTAAGTAAGATACAAGATAAGCAGCTGTATTGAACATTTTCTCATCTTCATTTCCCTCTCTAGATATTGTTCACTGTGTTACAACATGTTAAAATATAAgagcctgcatgccccttttacgtggGGACACCCGACTGTCAAAGACGTTCTAACACTGAAGAGCCAAGATCTGCCAACCATCCATAGTTTCTCAACAGTCCCACATGATAGTTGACGTGTATTGTGAACCCCTTGGGCAACAAGGtttcaaggacaggtgtgttttgctCACCTTATCAGTTGAGCTTACCTGCATCTCAGCAGTAGCTTAACTGAACTGAACTCATCTTTTAAAAAAGTAcaaatgatcctgtcaatagtcaaGGTGTGTCTTATTCAGATCTAAGATCAGCTTTCTCTGAGATTATGACTGCGACACAAACAACAGATTAGCTTCACCTGGTTGTTACAGTGATTAACACAGTGTGAGCTCTAATCTATAATCGACAGTCCAACCACTACGGGACAGCAGTGAAGAACACTGTAAAACGGACTCCCGACTCTAGATCTTAAAGAAGTTCTCAGACTGAAGCCAAGATCTGCCACCCAAACAACCATACTCTGGTGAGTCTTACTACTGTTTCTTAACAATGCTACATTTTAGTTACCGCGTCTTCTGTTCGTTTTACAAGTGAAAACGTCATATCTGTGTAGACTGGGCAAATGAAGGCATGCGTCTTTTTGACGTCACGTTGACGTCTTTTCTGTAGCTATTGGCAACAGAAGACTTCGCAGATCGTTCTGAGCTGGTTTGTCCATCACAAGAGGCAAGGTATTCAGAACTTACAACAATTTTACAGGATGCTAGATTATTGAGAGATAGAAGGACAATAGAAATATAACACCAAAGAATGGATAGGCATAAATTTACAGCATAAAGGATGATACTGTGCGGGTATTCGATCACTGCGCATGCACCCTGGCAGTCCCATTTATAGGGAGTTTAGGTGAGGACACCGTTCCGTACACGCGTGTCCTTCAAACGTGCAACAAAAGGTGTCTTTCTTCACGAAAGCAGATGACCTGTCCTCGCTGAGCAAATCTCCTCTTTTGTATTACTGAAGTGACCAAAAAGGTCGCGGTCCTTTGGTTAGAACGTTTACAGATGCAATCACTTTTACCTGTGCGTTGGCCTGTGTGAGTTCACAGTGAACACAGTTGAACGAATAGACAAGTAGCTCCTTATTCAACACTGAGGCATGTGAGCTAttgatatacatgattgtaaCTCTACGAACGCACATATCACAAGGTATAACTTGAATGGTGACGAGAACCATAATTAGGTATGCATTCATAGTGCGCTGAGCCAAAAAAACATTTAATCGGTCTGTAGAATTAGGTTCAGTAATTACCACaggtttattttttttaattatctcCTAAAGGCAAGTTAGACGATAAACCCTGTGAGCTCTCAGCTAAAATCAAATTCACCCGTTCAACCACTATAGCAGAGCCAGCAGTAAAGACTAGTTTAAGACGATCTCCCGATTCTTAAAGAAATTTTCAGACTGAAGAGCCAAGATCTGCCGATCAACCATTCTCTGATGAGTCTTCCTGCTGTTTCTCAGCAATCCGAAACGATATTCTACGCGTATTTTGTTCGTTTTACAAGTGAAAAAGTCATCCTGTGTAGACAGGAAAATGAGGGAATGGGTCATTTTGACGTCACATTGACGTCTTTGCTGTTGCCATTGACAACAGAAGTCATAGTAGACTGTAATTAGCACAGGTTTTCACCCGTGAGTAATAAAGGTTACAATACCCAGTCTGAGCTCTAATTTAAAATCAAATTTACACAGTTCAACCACTGCTCAAAGTGTGAGCTCTAATCTAAATATTATATCTTAACCCAGTCCTACTACTAGAGCACCGCAGTGGAGAACAGTGTGAGACGAACTCCTGACACATTAAGAGGTTTTCAGACAGAAGAGCCAACATCTGCGAAACATCTTTACTCTGGTGTTTCTTACTATATCCTGCATGCCTGACCCACAGCGCGAGAGGCGATACCAATCACTTCCGCTGGGGTAGAAACATGTCCCGCTCCCAAAGTTCGGGCATGTGCAGCTTACGAGTTGGGTCAAGCAAGAGATAATTAGCGGCAGGGTGGCGACTGTGCGAGCGGGGCGTGTTGCGCCTCCGGCCGATGGGATTAGTACCGTCTCGCGctgggtctggtatccaggctagtcaACCGGTCACGTGCATCTTACTAGGCTCTACCATACTCCGTGGGTCATAGTTTCTCTACAGTCCTACATGATAGTTGACGTGTATTTTGAACCCATAGGGCAACAAGGtttcaaggacaggtgtgttttgctCACCTTATCAGTTGAGCTTACCTGTATCTCAGCAGTATAGCTGAACTGATCTGAactcattttttaaaaagtacaaatgatcctgtcaatagtcaaGGTGTGTCTTATTCAGATCTAAGATCAGCTTTCTCTGAGATCATGACTGCGACACAAACAACAGATTAGCTTCACCTGGTTGTTACAGTGATTAACACAGTGTGAGCTCTAATCTATAATCGACAGTCCAACCACTACGGGACAGCAGTGAAGAACACTGTAAAACGGAATCCCCACTCTAGATCTTAAAGAAGTTCTCAGACTGAAGCCAAGATCTGCCAACCAAACAACTATACCCTGGTGAGTCTTACAACCGTTTCTTAACAATGCTACATTTTAGTTACCGCGTCTTCTGTTCGTTTTACAAGTGAAAACGTCATATCTGTGTAGACTGGGCAAATGAAGGCATACGTCTTTTTGACGTCACGTTGACGTCTTTGCTGTAGCTATTGGCAACAGAAGACTTCGCAGATCGTTCTGAGCTGGTATGTCCATCGCAAGAGGCAAGGTCTTCAGAACTTACAACAATTTTACAGGATGCTAGATTATTGAGAGATAGAAGGACGATAGGAAGATGACATCAAAGAATAGATAGGCATAAAGTTACAGCATGGGCACAAAGAGAAAAGAGAAAACTAAAGGATGATACTGTGCGGGTCTTCGATCACTGCGCATGCACCCTGGCAGTCCCATTTATAGGGAGTTTAGGTGAGGACACCGTTCCGTACACGCGTGTCCTTCAAACTTGCAACAAAAGGTGTCTTTCTTCACGAAAGCAGATGACCTGTCCTCGCTGAGCAAATCTCCTCTTTTGTATTACTGAAGTGACCAAAAAGGTCGCGGTTCTTTGGTTAGAACGTTTACAGATGCAATCACTTTTACCTGTGTGAGTTCACAGTGAACAAAATCATAAGTTTTGATGATAAGGTCCTAATAAGGCTTTGCATTTACTTTACTTGACTTGTACAGTTGAACGAAAAGACAATTATTAAACACTGGGGCATGTGAGCTATTGATAAACATGATTGTAACGCTAGGAACGCACATATCACAAGGTATAACTTGAATGGTGACGAGACGATATTTGACGCGACTTTTGTTCGTTTTACAAGTGAAAAGGTCATCCTGTGTAGACAGAGAAAATGAGGGAATGGGTCATTTTGACGTCACATTGACGTCTTTGCTGTTGCCATTGACAACAGAAGTCACAGTAGACTGTAATAAGCACAGGTTTTCACCCGTGAGTAATAAAGGTTACAATACCCAGTCTGAGCtctaattcaaaatcaaattcaCACAGTTCAACCACTGCTCAAAGTGTGAGCTCTAATCTAAATATTATATCTTAACCCGGTCCAACTACTAGAGCACCGCAGTAGAGAACAGTGTGAGACGAACTCCTGACACATTAAGACGTTTTCAGACAGAAGAGCCAACATCTGTGAAACATCTTTACTCTGGTGAGTCTTACTATATCCGGCATGCCTGACCCACAGCGCGAGAGGCGATACCAATCACTTCCGCTGGGGTAGAAACATGTCCCGCTCCCAAAGTTCGGGCATGTGCAGCTTACGAGTTGGGTCAAGCAAGAGATAATTAGCGGCAGGGTGGCGACTGTGCGAGCGGGGCGTGTTGCGCCTCCGGCCGATGGGATTAGTACCGTCTCGCGctgggtctggtatccaggctagtcaACCGGTCACGTGCATCTTACTAGGCTCTACTATACTCCGTGGGTCATAGTTTCTCAACAGTCCTACATGATAGTTGACGTGTATTGTGAACCCCTTGGGCAACAAGGtttcaaggacaggtgtgttttgctCACCTTATCAGTTGAGCTTACCTGTATCTCAGCAGTAGCTTAACTGAACTGAACTCATCTTTTAAAAAGTAcaaatgatcctgtcaatagtcaaGGTGTGTCTTATTCAGATCTAAGATCAGCTTTCTCTGAGATTATGACTGCGACACAAACAACAGATTAGCTTCACCTGGTTGTTACAGTGATTAACACAGTGTGAGCTCTAATCTATAATCGACAGTCCAACCACTACGGGACAGCAGTGAAGAACACTGTAAAACGGACTCCCGACTCTAGATCTTAAAGAAGTTCTCAGACTGAAGCCAAGATCTGCCAACCAAACAACCATACTCTGGTGAGTCTTACTACTGTTTCTTAACAATGCTACATTTTAGTTACCGCGTCTTCTGTTCGTTTTACAAGTGAAAACGTCATATCTGTGTAGACTGGGCAAATGAAGGCATGCGTCTTTTTGACGTCACGTTGACGTCTTTTCTGTAGCTATTGGCAACAGAAGACTTCGCAGATCGTTCTGAGCTGGTTTGTCCATCACAAGAGGCAAGGTATTCAGAACTTACAACAATTTTACAGGATGCTAGATTATTGAGAGATAGAAGGACAATAGAAATATAACACCAAAGAATGGATAGGCATAAATTTACAGCATAAAGGATGATACTGTGCGGGTATTCGATCACTGCGCATGCACCCTGGCAGTCCCATTTATAGGGAGTTTAGGTGAGGACACTGTTCCGTACACGCGTGTCCTTCAAACGTGCAACAAAAGGTGTCTTTCTTCACGAAAGCAGATGACCTGTCCTCGCTGAGCAAATCTCCTCTTTTGTATTACTGAAGTGACCAAAAAGGTCGCGGTCCTTTGGTTAGAACGTTTACAGATGCAATCACTTTTACCTGTGCGTTGGCCTGTGTGAGTTCACAGTGAACACAGTTGAACGAATAGACAAGTAGCTCCTTATTCAACACTGAGGCATGTGAGCTATTGATATCCATGATTGTAACTCTACGAACGCACATATCACAAGGTATAACTTGAATGGTGACGAGAACCATAATCATGTATGCATTCATAGTGCGCTGAGCCAAAAAAACATTTAATCGGTCTGTAGAATTAGGTACAGTAATTACCacaggttcatttttttaattatcTCCTAAAGGCAAGTTAGACGATAAACCCTGTGAGCTCTCAGCTAAAATCAAATTCACCCGTTCCACCACTATAGCAGAGCCAGCAGTAAAGACTAGTTTAAGACGATCTCCCGATTCTTAAAGAAATTTTCAGACTGAAGAGCCAAGATCTGCCGATCAACCATTCTCTGATGTGTCTTCCTGCTGTTTCTCAGCAATCCGAAACGATATTCTACGCGACTTTTGTTCGTTTTACAAGGAAAAGGTCATCCTGTGTAGACGGGAAAATGAGGGAATGGGTCATTTTGACGTTAAATTGACGTCTTTGCTGTCGCCATTGACAACAGAAGTCATAGTAGACTGTAATTACCACAGGTTTTCACCCGTGAGTAATAAAGGTTACAATACCCAGTCTGAGCTCTAATTTAAAATCAAATTCACACAGTTCAACCACTGCTCAAAGTGTGAGCTCTAATCTAAATATTATATCTTAACCCAGTCCTACTACTAGAGCACCGCAGTGGAGAACAGTGTGAGACGAACTCCTGACACATTAAGAGGTTTTCAGACAGAAGAGCCAACATCTGCGAAACATCCTTACTCTGGTGAGTCTTCCTATATCCTGCATGCCTGACCCACAGCGCGAGGGGCGATACCAATCACTTCCGCTGGGGTAGAAACATGTCCCGCTCCCAAAGTTCGGGCATGTGCAGCTTACGAGTTGGGTCACGCAAGAGATAATTAGCGGCAGGGTGGCGACTGTGCGAGCGGGTCGTGTTGCGCCTCCGGCCGATGGGATTAGTACCGTCTCGCGCTGGGTCTGATATCCAGGCTAGTCAACCGGTCACGTGCATCTTACTAGGCTCTACCATACTCCGTGGGTCATAGTTTCTCAACAGTCCTACATGATAGTTGACGTGTATTTTGAACCCATAGGGCAACAAGGtttcaaggacaggtgtgttttgctCACCTTATCAGTTGAGCTTACCTGTATCGCAGCAGTAGCTTAACTGAACTGAACTCATCTTTTAAAAAGTAcaaatgatcctgtcaatagtcaaGGTGTGTCTTATTCAGATCTAAGATCAGCTTTCTCTGAGATTATGACTGCGACACAAACAACATATTAGCTTCACCTGGTTGTTACAGTGATTAACACAGTGTGAGCTCTAATCTATAATCGACAGTCCAACCACTACGGGACAGCAGTGAAGAACACTGCAAAACGGACTCCCGACTCTAGATCTTAAAGAAGTTCTCAGACTGAAGCCAAGATCTGCCAACCAAACAACCATACTCTGGTGAGTCTTACTTCTGTTTCTTAACAATGCTACATTTTAGTTACCGCGTCTTCTGTTCGTTTTACAAGTGAAAACGTCATATCTGTGTAGACTGGGCAAATGAAGGCATGCGTCTTTTTGACGTCACGTTGACGTCTTTTCTGTAGCTATTGGCAACAGAAGACTTCGCAGATCGTTCTGAGCTGGTTTGTCCATCACAAGAGGCAAGGTCTTCAGAACTTACAACAATTTTACAGGATGCTAGATTATTGAGAGATAGAAGGACGATAGGAAGATGACATCAAAGAATGGATAGGCATAAAGTTACAGCATGGGCACAAAGAGAAAATAGAAAACTAAAGGATGATACTGTGCGGGTCTTCGATCACAGCGCATGCACCCTGGCAGTCCAATTTATAGGGAATTTGGGTGAGGACACCGTTCCGTACACGCGTGTCCTTCAAACGTGCAACAAAAGGTGTCTTTCTTTACGAAAGCAGATGACTTGTCCTCGCTGAGCAAATCTCCTCTTTTGTATTACTGAAGTGACTAAAAAGGTCGCGGTCCTTTGGTTAGAACGTTTACAGTTATACGATGttaaagttggcgcgggcacttttagcccccccccccccagtctgtaTAAGGTTAAGCCCCGAGCCACAATAATGTCTTCTAAGTGTGTTATTATTAAATATCTACACTAATATCTATAAATAGATTATCAAATAATAAAGCCAGTTCATCAGAAGGCAAGAACAAAATAAAGGTGACTActactgtcagaaaaaaattagtATTTTGTTCCTCATACATTGTCACATTTTATTAGCAAAGTATCCAGTTTTATGTGTCTGATTTTCCTTCTGAGCCACAAACAAACATCTACACTTGTCTAAGTTTCTCCGCTTATTGATAATCACTGCACAGGTAGGATAACCAGCAGTGACGACCAAACCGAACGTTGTAATTTCATCACCCAATCAACCACCCACCACCTGTAGACGGACTTTCGACATTTACAGAAGTTCTCGGACTGAAGAGCCAAGGTTAACAACCAACCCTCCTAGCCGTGGTGAGTCTTTCTGCTGTTTCTCAACATGTCATCAATTCAACATCATAGCTAGCGTGTTTTTGTCTATTCCATGTGTGAAAATGTAGAGAAGTAGAAATATACTACTTCGCGATCTAGTGAGCACAGACACACAAGATTTACCGTGGCCGAGGAACAAACTTTATTTCACGCTCACATCCTCTCTCCTCTCTTTCTTTCGTCCAACTGTCTGTCTTGCCTATTGTCTGTCCCTTTTTATCTGTGTGGGACTCCTTATCTAATCCAGATGTGTTTGACAAATCAATTAATTATGTGAACATTCTTCAAGATGGGTCAGCACTTCACATGTCTCTGTCTTATCTTTACAGCATTTCACATGTTTCTGTCTTCGCTTGTCTCCCAGGGGGGTTTGCCAGCATCTCTTCGAAATTCAGATGGTCTATCTCTTATGAAAACATATGGGACAACTATATGCCACATTGcgaattgaaatacatgtacgttaTATTACAAAAAGACTGTTGAAACAGCTGTTGGGTCGAATACTTGTGTCTCAAAATGGCAAAGGTTAATCCAAAGGGCAACAAGGTATCAAGAACAGGTGTGTTTTCCTCACTTTTCATGTTACAATGCAGTTAttcccccccaccccaccccctgtTCTCTAATGAAATTACTCCTATGTGCACAAATGAACCATGCCTTCATAGCAGGGGAAAATATGATAATCATtgtggaaaataaacaaaaattggCCTTAATTGTTTTGTTGAGTAACtttctttcacacaaaaaaaattgttctgttCGAACATCTTCTTTCCTGTAGTGGAGAAAAGGTTTGAGAGGTTCAACATGGGGGTGAAGTGGATGCTGATTCTGCTGCTGGTCGTCCTGATGGAAGCCGGACCGACAGCGGCGCACCCCTGCTTTAGCTGTTCAACCACATCATGTTCCTGCACGAGCAAAGGCCTCACCAGTGTCCCACAGGACTTGCCAACCACCATCATTACCCTTGACTTGCGATGGAATGCCATCGCAACCTTAGGTCAGGCTGATTTCTTAAAGTATAGAAGCTTGGAAACATTACGGTTTAGATCCAATCAGATCTCCGTAATCAATAATGGAACATTTCAGTACTTGACCAACTTAACTCTCCTAGACCTTAATTATAATCAGTTGACTTATCTAACAGCTGACATACTTCTGGGACTTGGTAGTCTAAAGAGCTTGCTTATTGATTATAATCAGTTGTCGAATCTGCCATCTGACgtatttgtgggacttggtaagCTGGAGATATTGTATTATAGGCAGAATCAATTGACCAGCTTCCCCCAGAACCTACCTACAACCATCACACATCTTGACCTGGGATACAATGAGATCACAACCATAAGTCAGGCTGATTTCTCAAGGTATAGAAGCTTGGAAACATTACTCCTTAGATACAATCTGATCTCCGTAATCAATAATGGAACATTTCAGGACTTGACCAACTTAACTCTCCTGCATCTTAGCAACAATCAGATGAATAACCTGACAGCAGGCGTATTTGATGGACTTAGTAACTTGAAGTACTTGTATCTTTACGGTAATCAGTTTTCCAGTCttccagctgacatatttgatgGACTTTATATCCTGGAAGATTTG
Proteins encoded in this window:
- the LOC136444957 gene encoding leucine-rich repeat-containing protein 15-like, whose amino-acid sequence is MGVKWMLILLLVVLMEAGPTAAHPCFSCSTTSCSCTSKGLTSVPQDLPTTIITLDLRWNAIATLGQADFLKYRSLETLRFRSNQISVINNGTFQYLTNLTLLDLNYNQLTYLTADILLGLGSLKSLLIDYNQLSNLPSDVFVGLGKLEILYYRQNQLTSFPQNLPTTITHLDLGYNEITTISQADFSRYRSLETLLLRYNLISVINNGTFQDLTNLTLLHLSNNQMNNLTAGVFDGLSNLKYLYLYGNQFSSLPADIFDGLYILEDLDLEGNQLSNLPAGVFDGLSNLVYLYIYDNQLSSLPAGLYPALASVSYVDISDNPWQCDCKMLPFKLLMNGTHGFESQIECAGPANLTGKSLLNDVNPDDMCEETTTVLSTAMTSTPLAPASTPKPAATCNLSGFWKKCVDRKFWKRASCRGKFCSKCRRKFRMVCPDKSTRWGTCLREFRNKCT